The nucleotide sequence AGCAGGAACAGCCTCTCCTGTCCTGAGTTTTGCTGTGTCTGGAGACGTTGAGTGTGACATCTGCACTGAGACCAAACTAAAAGCCATCAAGTCTTGTCTGGTGTGTTTGGCTTCTTACTGTGAATCTCACATCAAAACTCATTATACATCTCCTGCATTAAAATGGCACAAACTAGCCAATGCCTCTCCACTTCTACTGGACCAGATCTGCTCCCAACATCATAAACCACTTGAGCTGTATTGTTCCCAAGATCAGCAGTTAATATGTGTTCAGTGCGCTTTGATCAACCACCAGAACCATAGCATGACTTCACCTGCAGCAGAAAGACAAAAAATACAGGTCAGGCATGAAACTTTTTTCTATCTCCCTAGTTGTCTCTGATGCTCAAATGAATTCAAACAGAAGAAAAGATCGTTCTGAACaagtattattacaaataatattagACTAATTATCATAATGTTATACTTATACAAAAGTATGTGTTCTCCACTTAAGTTGTCTTCCACCTCTGATGCTAAAGTACTGGACATATCGTAATTgttgcaaatttaaaaaaatattattattgacaCTTGATAGTAGACTAagtaaaaaatttgttttactcATTTAAACCCCTTGGTTTGTGGATTTGTAGTTTGTAGTTTACATGCTATTCCATGCCTCTAAGATTAGTTCCTCCTCAGacgtttatgtatttttatttgtaattttgtgaACATGCATTATAGAACTCAACCTTTGTTTCCTAGTAggctggtttatttatttttcactacttGGGAACAGTTTCCATAAACATTATTGCAGaagcataataaataaacagcacaAATTTATTCACAGGGGCGGTTGCAGGAAAATCAAGATGGCCTACAAGGAGAAATACATCAGCGAGAGTTGAAGGTGCAGGAATTAAGAGAAGCTGTGGACTCTCATAAGgtattgttataattatattataggaTATGAATGTACAGTTATACAAAGATAAGTAAACTGTGGTATAGAATTATAGTATGATAAAATGCCTTGAAAAAAGGTTTTCCTTCGAGTAAAGTTTGGAAAAATTAGTTATCATACAATACATTATTTCAAACAAGTGGTTTGCTTTCTTATATGTTCTGTAATGTTTGCTGCtacttttttaatattgttttatcttACTCTTAACTTGTTTTCAGGTGTAATTCAATAGTTTGTTTTGTCTGTGGGTTATAGTAAGAGCCGAAGCAAAGGGATGTTTTAATAAAAGTCTGCTCTGTCATCTAACAGCACTCTGCAGAAGCAGCCGTGGAGCACAACGAGAAGGTGTTCACAGAGCTGATCAGCTCAATGGAGAAAAGACGAGTCAAGATAACAGACATGATCAGAGCTCAGGAGAAATCAGAAGTAAGCAGAGTTGAGGACCTCATTCTAACATTGGAGCAGGAGATCAGTGATCTAAGGAAGAAGCATGCTGAACTGGggcagctttctctgatagaagATGACATCTATGTGATTCAGGTAACAGAACTCTGATTATCTGCAGCAGAGGAAGTTTGGTTTTTTAAAGGCTGTTTTCACTCTTGGTTTGACTGCATGGTCAGAAACCAAATGTGATGCTTGATTTTAGGGTCTATGTCATTTGTTTGTTAATATAAAGGGAATAATATTAAGAGGGCATAACACAAGGGCCAgatttgctattttatttatgtttttgtcttttgttttgttcttttgtctatgtttttgtttttggattcATCACAACACTTTTAGACACACAGAACAGCACCTGTGTTCTCTGGATCAAAAGcgttattgtgaaatgttttatgatttattgTAGCTTCTTCCAATTGCAGAATTTCTTAACCGTTTCCCGATACCAATGTTCAAATTTGGGTGGCATCTCCATCAGCCAACATCTGACATTTGAGGAAATAGAAACAGTTGTCAGTGAGCTCAAAAGCCAGCTGGATGACCTCAGTGAACAAGACATTGCGTGGATATCAGAGAAAAGTGAGTTAGCTTTTAAGGATTTTGCCAAGCTATTATCTTTAATGTGGATCTGTTAATAGGTAATGAATGGTAATTCAtaggtaattattttttttttttatcgttgtTAATAACCTCCAATTTTGgtaaaatatttacagtaaacaatTTGTGTCTTAATAGTTCCAACTATCCATATAATGGTGAAAAATGAAAAGATCGCAGCATGTaagttcaatatatttttttcccatttttattttgaaatggtaCACTTAATACATGCACATatgcttaagttttttttttttatttgtttagatttgcCATCTAAACCCAAGACCAGAGAAGAATTCCTTATATGTAAGTCACTTTGTAGCTGCATGTCAGGAGTGAAGAAAATCCACTACTGAAGTACATTTGTTTAATCCCATTTTCTTTTTATCAACAGATTTCTCTGACCTGAATCTGAATCGCTCATCCGCCTGTACTCAGCTCTCTGTAAATAATAACAAGACTGTGTCAAGGCGTGATGTTCAGCAAAGCTCAGATTCATTGAATTTAATGTATAACTATAAACGTACGTACCAGGTGCTGTGTAATGAAAGGCTTTCTGGACGCTGTTATTTTGAAGTTCAGTGGGGAGGAACAGGTTGCTCTATTGCATTCTCATATGACTATATTAATAAAGGTGGAGGAACATTTATCTTTGGCTCTAACAACAGATCCTGGAAATTTAACTTTCCAACAGCTAATCTTTGTGTATTGAATAATGGCCAAGAGACCAACATTAGCATGGTCTCTAAAATTGGAGTGTTTCTTGACCAAGAAGCAGGAACTGTGTCCTTTTACAATGTctctgataaaatgaccctcctGCACACAATCCAGACCACATTTTCTCAACCCCTCTTTACTGGGTTTTCATTTAAGGGCTGGAAAAATTACTCATCAGTGACTATTTGTGATTTGCCAACAAACATTACCAAAACAAACATTACATTGTGACTGCACATGGGTCTATCACAAATGGACACTAATGCAAggcaaaataaatcattttaataaacaaattctaTAGTgtgatttcaaaatgtatttctaatgCTAATGGTCACATTCTTTGCCTTGTCATACTACATTGTTACAGCATTATCTTTATTTATGTTAATTGCATCAAAGAAAAGGCTAAATTAGTCTATTAATTAATAGCTTTCAAACCTTATTGCTGGATATGTGCTGGTCAaacaagtaattaaaaaaataaaaataagaaatagatgatttctgttgtttttgaaaTTGCAGCCACtttctcttctgccatttttgATGTGACTGCATGAAAAATGTCATGTTGTGAGATGACCTAtgtcttttgttttgttcctTTTCCTGAGATTTCACTTGCCATCTCTGCTACTCTAGATTTTACAGTTTATGCTAAATGTTTGTTTGATTCACCAATTTCCTTTAAAAATAGTGAATTGAGGTTGAACTTGAGGTTGaggttgtgtgtatatatatatatattacaacagaACCATGAATTAAATGTATCCATTCTCAGAACTGTCTGTCTTTCATTTATCTCAAGTGACATAAAGATCAGGAATGCTATAGCAAACAGTTAATCATAAGGGACAGggatatttaaaactttaaattacttttagaaAATAAAGTGGCATAAGAAAGCTTGCAGTGGCAGgtttaaagtcaagtcacctttattcatatagcgcttttaacaaaacCGATTGTGACAAAGctactgaacagcattaaatagtgGACaatagtgtcaataatgcaaaaaggcagttcatcgttgaattcaatgatgtcatcatccagctcagttcagtttaaatcgtatctgtgcaatcaagtcgatggAATTGCTGGAAATTTAGCATCCCCAACTCGGCAAGTTTGTGTAAAAGATCAGAGATTTATAATAATGCATGTAGTGTACTGAGGTGTTGGAGGTagaaaagacaaagagaaagagacatttAAAGCTACCTCCTTACTTTTAAACAACACATCCACCCTACTTAAAGAGAGCAATAGTGGGATGGTAAACTACACTAAACTCGGAGAATCAAAGGGAGTCAGCGAGAGCTAGCTACACCACTCAGAAACTGCAGTTAAATACAAAGGTCTCAAGACTCCAGCACTCCCCAAAAACTGGGGGCAAACTGGGCCAAAATTCTTGTCGTTTCTTCGGAAACCCGTCTGAGCCCATAAGGGGCGGAAAACATCCCAGTAGTGGGGAAGGGTCCTAGAGACTCCTAAAGTGGGAGATTGTACTAATCTACACTAAACTCCCAttacaagtttttttatttatttatttttttgtggcccctgtattgaaatgcatatttttgaacTCTGAGAAAtagtgtatatacatttttacatctaACATCATTATAATAGCAGATTAGCATAACATAATGCATGATTAACATTTTCCagattgatatttttattatttgctatttttcttttatatttttattatttgctatttttctttcttttataatatCATGTGAGTGAGGTCACAAAGGGATCATTAGATTTGAATTGATTCCTGATTTGGATGAGTAGAAATTGACAGGAACACTAAAACTGTTTGAGTACAGCTACACCTGTTGGTCAAATGGAGGAATAGAttccccctccctccctccctctctctctctctctctctctctctctctctctcagcatttCCACTATCAAATCGATCTTATATAAACTCGTACATATAACTCGTCTCTTGTGAGGTTCTCTTTTTGTCCCAAAAGAGTCTGGTTTAGAAATCTACATAAATTATAATCTTTTCATATTCAAATAGGCTAAGGCCCAGTGCTCATTAAACCCATGAGGGATTAATGATGAGAAAGCTTGTTAAGGCCAGTCCAATTAAACTGCACGAGAGTCCCTACAGAAGAGCTCTGTGTAAAGGAGGGCAATTAAAGACTAATTAGGAAGAACTTTCTTAATTAATTCCAAAAGGGCACATGTGCGTGAGACCTCCCAAATTATGGTTACTGTTATAAAAATACATACTACTGTATGTAGAAGACACATAGGATCTTCATATCCCTCAGTCAGTTCTCAGAAAATGGGTCACCATCAAAGAGAAACTGGAAAATAGACACATAATGAAATATTTCTGCTCAAAgatcattagaattagaattaacCACCAGGGACTTGTACTTTAACAGCTGTACTGGTATGCTGTACAGAATATACTGTTCGtgctaaatttagattttaatcaGATGATTGTAGGATGAGATATCAAGagtaatattatttttcaaaatttcaaaagaacatttcAAAGCTACAGGTGTGATAAATCAATCTTAAATCAGATTTGTCTGAAAGCAGGAGGGACACTTCTTTATTAGGCTACATGTGGCAGAAGAAAGTCCTTAACTATATTTTCCCTATTTGAAATTACGTATTTGGAATCAGTATTTTCCCCACACAGAACTACCTTTAgcgaaaaaaatgtcaaaatgacttAATATCCCGCTGACAGTGAAATTGCAAACAATTAAAGTCAAAGTTCAATATGAACATAAGAAGTTCGtttgtttgaaatatttgaaaa is from Carassius auratus strain Wakin chromosome 13, ASM336829v1, whole genome shotgun sequence and encodes:
- the LOC113112605 gene encoding E3 ubiquitin/ISG15 ligase TRIM25 isoform X1, which codes for MCFLQFFHSSKMAESSDEQNPLNCPICLHLLKNPVSTSCGHSFCMDCINECWDRDDQKGVYSCPQCRQTFSPRPVLSRNTVLAEVVERMKRKEPEAGTASPVLSFAVSGDVECDICTETKLKAIKSCLVCLASYCESHIKTHYTSPALKWHKLANASPLLLDQICSQHHKPLELYCSQDQQLICVQCALINHQNHSMTSPAAERQKIQGRLQENQDGLQGEIHQRELKVQELREAVDSHKHSAEAAVEHNEKVFTELISSMEKRRVKITDMIRAQEKSEVSRVEDLILTLEQEISDLRKKHAELGQLSLIEDDIYVIQNFLTVSRYQCSNLGGISISQHLTFEEIETVVSELKSQLDDLSEQDIAWISEKIPTIHIMVKNEKIAAYLPSKPKTREEFLIYFSDLNLNRSSACTQLSVNNNKTVSRRDVQQSSDSLNLMYNYKRTYQVLCNERLSGRCYFEVQWGGTGCSIAFSYDYINKGGGTFIFGSNNRSWKFNFPTANLCVLNNGQETNISMVSKIGVFLDQEAGTVSFYNVSDKMTLLHTIQTTFSQPLFTGFSFKGWKNYSSVTICDLPTNITKTNITL
- the LOC113112605 gene encoding E3 ubiquitin/ISG15 ligase TRIM25 isoform X2, encoding MFFHSSKMAESSDEQNPLNCPICLHLLKNPVSTSCGHSFCMDCINECWDRDDQKGVYSCPQCRQTFSPRPVLSRNTVLAEVVERMKRKEPEAGTASPVLSFAVSGDVECDICTETKLKAIKSCLVCLASYCESHIKTHYTSPALKWHKLANASPLLLDQICSQHHKPLELYCSQDQQLICVQCALINHQNHSMTSPAAERQKIQGRLQENQDGLQGEIHQRELKVQELREAVDSHKHSAEAAVEHNEKVFTELISSMEKRRVKITDMIRAQEKSEVSRVEDLILTLEQEISDLRKKHAELGQLSLIEDDIYVIQNFLTVSRYQCSNLGGISISQHLTFEEIETVVSELKSQLDDLSEQDIAWISEKIPTIHIMVKNEKIAAYLPSKPKTREEFLIYFSDLNLNRSSACTQLSVNNNKTVSRRDVQQSSDSLNLMYNYKRTYQVLCNERLSGRCYFEVQWGGTGCSIAFSYDYINKGGGTFIFGSNNRSWKFNFPTANLCVLNNGQETNISMVSKIGVFLDQEAGTVSFYNVSDKMTLLHTIQTTFSQPLFTGFSFKGWKNYSSVTICDLPTNITKTNITL
- the LOC113112605 gene encoding E3 ubiquitin/ISG15 ligase TRIM25 isoform X3, with amino-acid sequence MAESSDEQNPLNCPICLHLLKNPVSTSCGHSFCMDCINECWDRDDQKGVYSCPQCRQTFSPRPVLSRNTVLAEVVERMKRKEPEAGTASPVLSFAVSGDVECDICTETKLKAIKSCLVCLASYCESHIKTHYTSPALKWHKLANASPLLLDQICSQHHKPLELYCSQDQQLICVQCALINHQNHSMTSPAAERQKIQGRLQENQDGLQGEIHQRELKVQELREAVDSHKHSAEAAVEHNEKVFTELISSMEKRRVKITDMIRAQEKSEVSRVEDLILTLEQEISDLRKKHAELGQLSLIEDDIYVIQNFLTVSRYQCSNLGGISISQHLTFEEIETVVSELKSQLDDLSEQDIAWISEKIPTIHIMVKNEKIAAYLPSKPKTREEFLIYFSDLNLNRSSACTQLSVNNNKTVSRRDVQQSSDSLNLMYNYKRTYQVLCNERLSGRCYFEVQWGGTGCSIAFSYDYINKGGGTFIFGSNNRSWKFNFPTANLCVLNNGQETNISMVSKIGVFLDQEAGTVSFYNVSDKMTLLHTIQTTFSQPLFTGFSFKGWKNYSSVTICDLPTNITKTNITL